One genomic window of Solanum dulcamara chromosome 12, daSolDulc1.2, whole genome shotgun sequence includes the following:
- the LOC129876575 gene encoding ribulose bisphosphate carboxylase/oxygenase activase 1, chloroplastic-like, whose translation MASSVSTIAAANKALLSLNNSVAGTSVPSTAFFGKTLKKVNAKGNSSSKVSNRSFRIVAQEQEIDEKKQTDQDRWKGLVTDMSDDQQDITRGKGMVDPLFQAPVGTGTHHPVLSSYEYISQGLRQYNLDNTLDGFYIAPAFMDKLVVHITKNFLKLPNIKVPLILGIWGGKGQGKSFQCELVFRKMGINPIMMSAGELESGNAGEPAKLIRQRYREAAEIIRKGNMCVLFINDLDAGAGRMGGTTQYTVNNQMVNATLMNIADNPTNVQLPGMYNKQENARVPIIVTGNDFSTLYAPLIRDGRMEKYYWAPTREDRIGVCKGIFRTDNVPEEHVVRLVDAFPGQSIDFFGALRSRVYDDEVRKWIEKTGIEQVGEKLLNSIEGPPTFDQPKMTIQKLLEYGNLLVQEQENVKRVQLADKYLKEAALGDANADAINSGNF comes from the exons atggctAGCTCTGTCTCAACTATTGCAGCTGCTAACAAAGCACtg TTGAGTTTGAATAACTCTGTTGCTGGAACTTCAGTTCCAAGCACAGCCTTTTTTGGCAAAACCTTGAAGAAGGTAAACGCGAAAGGCAATTCCAGCTCCAAGGTTTCGAACAGGAGCTTCAGGATTGTAGCCCAAGAACAAGAAATAGACGAGAAGAAACAGACCGATCAAGACAGATGGAAGGGCCTTGTGACGGACATGTCTGATGATCAACAGGATATCACCAGGGGAAAGGGTATGGTAGATCCTCTTTTCCAAGCTCCTGTGGGTACTGGTACTCACCATCCTGTCTTGTCATCATACGAATACATCAGCCAAGGTCTTCGTCAGTACAACCTGGATAACACACTGGATGGATTCTACATTGCTCCTGCTTTCATGGACAAGTTAGTTGTACACATCACAAAGAACTTCTTGAAATTGCCCAATATCAAG GTACCACTAATTTTGGGTATTTGGGGAGGCAAAGGTCAAGGGAAGTCATTCCAGTGTGAACTTGTCTTCCGTAAAATGGGAATCAA TCCCATCATGATGAGTGCTGGAGAATTGGAAAGTGGAAATGCAGGAGAGCCAGCAAAATTGATTAGGCAAAGGTACCGTGAGGCAGCAGAAATCATCAGAAAAGGAAACATGTGTGTCCTCTTCATCAACGATCTCGATGCAGGAGCTGGTAGAATGGGTGGAACTACCCAATACACAGTTAACAACCAGATGGTGAATGCCACCCTTATGAACATTGCAGACAACCCAACGAATGTCCAGCTGCCCGGTATGTACAACAAGCAAGAGAATGCCAGGGTCCCTATTATAGTTACTGGTAACGACTTCTCCACGTTGTATGCCCCTCTTATCCGTGATGGTCGTATGGAAAAGTACTACTGGGCACCAACCAGGGAGGACAGAATTGGTGTATGCAAGGGAATTTTCAGAACTGACAACGTACCTGAAGAGCACGTTGTAAGGCTTGTGGACGCCTTCCCTGGACAATCTATTG ACTTCTTTGGTGCTCTGAGGTCAAGAGTATACGACGATGAAGTCAGAAAGTGGATTGAAAAAACTGGAATCGAACAGGTTGGGGAAAAACTATTGAACTCTATTGAAGGACCTCCAACATTTGATCAACCAAAGATGACAATTCAGAAGCTTCTCGAGTACGGAAATTTGCTTGTCCAAGAGCAAGAGAATGTGAAGAGAGTTCAATTGGCTGACAAGTACCTCAAAGAGGCAGCACTTGGAGATGCAAATGCGGATGCCATCAACTCAGGAAACTTCTAA